In Aegilops tauschii subsp. strangulata cultivar AL8/78 chromosome 3, Aet v6.0, whole genome shotgun sequence, one genomic interval encodes:
- the LOC109785557 gene encoding glutathione transferase GST 23 yields the protein MSEAVPVRLLGSFGSPFTHRAEAALRLKGVAYEFIQEDLGSKSELLLRHNPVHKKVPLLLHGEDDDDVRAVAESLVIVEYVDEAFEGPPLLPVDPLARAAARFWAQFAADRCSRTLFKALWTPEGEARKGFREEAKENLVLMEAQLEGRRFFGGDSIGLLDIAASGLAWLPVLEEVAGVESSMMREEEYPALCRWRGEYASDEAVKKCLPSRDEMVAYYAAMKDRFVLLAKSTHKK from the coding sequence ATGAGCGAGGCGGTGCCGGTGAGGCTGCTGGGCTCCTTCGGGAGCCCGTTCACGCACCGCGCGGAGGCGGCGCTCCGGCTGAAGGGGGTGGCCTACGAGTTCATCCAGGAGGACCTCGGCAGCAAGAGCGAGCTGCTGCTCCGGCACAACCCCGTCCACAAGAAGGTGCCCCTGCTCCTCCAcggcgaggacgacgacgacgtcCGCGCCGTCGCCGAGTCGCTCGTCATAGTCGAGTACGTCGACGAGGCCTTCGAGGGCCCGCCGCTCCTACCGGTCGACCCgctcgcccgcgccgccgcccgcttcTGGGCGCAGTTCGCCGCCGACAGGTGCTCGAGGACGCTGTTCAAGGCGCTGTGGACGCCGGAGGGCGAGGcgcggaaggggttccgggaggaGGCCAAGGAGAACCTGGTGCTCATGGAGGCGCAACTGGAGGGGAGGCGGTTCTTCGGAGGCGACTCCATAGGGCTGCTCGACATCGCCGCCAGCGGGCTCGCCTGGCTCCCGGTGCTGGAGGAGGTCGCCGGCGTGGAATCTAGCATGATGCGCGAGGAGGAGTACCCTGCCCTCTGCCGGTGGCGCGGGGAGTATGCTTCCGATGAGGCCGTGAAGAAGTGCTTGCCGAGCAGGGACGAGATGGTCGCCTACTACGCGGCTATGAAGGACCGCTTCGTTCTCCTTGCCAAGTCAACGCACAAGAAGTAA